From the Verrucomicrobiota bacterium genome, the window AGCCGCGATAGGAACGGTCGGAGAGCCGGGCGTTGACCAGAAACAGGGGAATTCCCTTGGTGCGGGCGCGCCAGATGAAATTCGGCCAGATCTCCGCCTCCACCAGCACGACTGCCTCCGGATGGAACACACTCAAAGCTCGACGAACATAAGCGCGGCGGTCGATGGGATAATAAATCTTGCCAATGTGAGGCGGCAGTTTGCTCTGCAAGTCATCCATGCCCGTCGTAGTCGTTGTAGAGGCCATGATCTTGAGATTGGGCACTTTGGTTTCAAGGGCCTGAATCAAATGTGTGCAAATACCCACCTCACCCACGCTCACCGCGTGCACCCAGCCGACGTGCCGATTGGTAATAGCCTGCTTTATATTGGTGTCATATCGCGCGAAGCGCTGGCCAAACCCTGATCGCCAGTTGCCCCGCCGCAACATCTTGAGAAAATAGTAAGGCGACGCGAGCCAGAAACCCAAAAAGAATAAAATGTTGTAAAGCGTTCGCATTCGTCTCGCGGGAAAGTCCTGCTTACGTTAACATCAAAAGTCTCTTCCGCGAATCAAGAATTATTTGGCGGGATTCGCGGCGGCGGGCGGCGCATTACTCCGTGGTTTTTCGTTGCCATAATTCTTCACCAGGTAATCCACCAACGGCTCCACCTGCTCTTCGGGAATCGGTGCGCCATAGACCTTCTGCATTTTTTGCACACCGGCTTTCCAAAAGGCGCGCGGCATCGGCGGTTGCGTGGATATGTAATCTGCCGAATGGCAAATGATGCATTGCGTGGCCGCGATCTCAGACCCGGCGCCGGGCTTGAACCGATTCGTTTCCGGCGGCAAACTGAACTGCATTTCTGCCGCGATGACGCATCCCGCGCCTACGGCCAGG encodes:
- a CDS encoding cytochrome c translates to MRTANKSDWTTWRIVWAVLLAVGAGCVIAAEMQFSLPPETNRFKPGAGSEIAATQCIICHSADYISTQPPMPRAFWKAGVQKMQKVYGAPIPEEQVEPLVDYLVKNYGNEKPRSNAPPAAANPAK